Sequence from the Bremerella volcania genome:
CGTACCCGATCTCGTCCTACTCGCCGAGCGTCTCGTACGTGGCCGAGCGCCCGATTCCCGAGCCGCAAGTGGTCGTGAACCCTTACGTCGATCAGGATGTTGCTAGCGGCGAAGTTCCCGCCGAGCCAGCGATGAAGATCGTCGACGCCGATGGGAAAGCCGTTTCAGCGCAATCGCCGAAGGTCGTTACAAACGAGTTTTAATCGCTCGGACTAGCCTCGCGGAAACTTGAGGGAATTCTCTCAGGTTTCCGCAATTCGTCTTGCTGTTGGCTAGCAGTCTTTGGTAACCTCCCCCCGCCGTCAGCCAGTTTGTCGTGGGCTGACGCTATGGTTTGATTTCGGGAGGATGGCAATTTCCCTGGCAGGATGCTGGAAAAGGGATGCCGTATCCGGAAAAGGATTTCCTATGAGAAGCCTCGTTTCTGCAAGCTTTCTTTTGCTTTTGATGGCCGGCTGCCAGAACCAGCAGTCGCAGATGAATCCTTTTGCCGTCTACGGACCGACGCGTCTTCCGCCACCGGGCACGCAAACCTATGGGCAGCCTGCCCAGACGGCTCCGTATTATCAGGCACCACCTTCTAGCCAGGTTCCGACCATTCAGGGTGGCTACCAGACCAATCCGCCTGCCCAGTTCACGCCGCCACCCAATACGGCCCCCACGACCTCGCCACCGTCGAGCTATGGTCAACAGCAGTGGCGTAGCGTGAGTGAGTCTTCGCCCAGTGGAAGTAGTAACGGCAGTGTCGTGCCAGCCAGCTATACCGAAGAAGTGAACATGTCGACCTCGACCGGCACGCCTGCGACGTCCGGTTCGACGACCATTTCGTCTGGCAGTCCCTCGTCCAGCAACACAAATCCTTACATGCGGGGGATGCACGTGAACGAGGTGACCGAGGTGGTCCCGGTTCAGTCGGCCCCGTCGACGGCGCTCGCTCCTCCGGCGACGTCTACCATGCCCGGTGCCAACTGGTCGGCAACGCCCCAGGCCTCCAGCAGCACCACGAGCGGCTCGATCAGCCCGAGCCGCATTCCTTAGAGCCATGCTGTAAGTCATTGCGGCTTTCCAGTTTGCCACTTGACGATTTTAGCCGAGTGGGAAACGATAAAGCCCATGGATACTCCGCATCAATTCGACCTGACCGGCATCGAGCCGACCACTGAAGACCTCAAGCTGCCGCCGCTCAAAATCGGCGATATGGTCATCGATCCGCCGATCCTGCAGGCCCCCATGGCGGGCTTCACCAACTATGCCTTCCGGCAGATCGTGCGCGGTTACGGCGGTGCGGGCTTACTGGCGACCGAAATGGTCAATGCCCGCGGGTTTCATTGGCTCGATGAACATGAAGCCGAGTTCCCTGACCGGCTGTGGGGCGTCGAAGACGAGGCCCGTCCGCTGGCCGTTCAGATTTGGGACAACCAGCCGGAAGTGATGGCCAAGGTGGGACGCCGCCTGGTCGAAGAGTTCAAGGTGAGCGTCGTCGACATCAACTTCGGCTGCCCGGTGAAGCAGGTCACCGAGAAGGCCCACAGCGGATCGTACCTCTTGCGGGTCCCAGAGCGGATGGGGCAGATTATCTCGAAGCTGGTCGAGGCATGTGCTCCGACGCCGGTGACGGCGAAGATTCGCCTGGGCTGCTCGATGGATTCGATTAACGCGAACGACATCGCCCAGGTCGTCGAGCAGAGTGGTGCCGCGGCGCTGACGGTGCACGGCCGGGTTGCGGCGCAGTTCTTCAAAGGGGAAGCGGACTGGGAACGGATCTCCGAGATCAAATCGCACCTGAAGAAGATCCCGCTGATCGGTAATGGCGACCTCGATTCGGCCGAGAAGGTTTACCGAGCGTTTCGCAACTTCGACGTCGACGGCGTGATGATTGCTCGCGCGTGCCTGGGGCGACCTTGGCTGTTTGCCCAAGCGGCCGCGGCAATCGCCGGTAAGCCGATCCCGCCGGAGCCGACCCTGGTCGAGCAGCGCGACTGCATGCTCAAGCATTACGACCTGGTGGTGCAGCGATTCGGCGAGAGTAAAGGGACGCTGCTGATGCGGAAGTTCGCTTGCTGTTACGCCCAGGGCAAATCCGGAGCACGTCACTTCCGCAAGCACGTGGCCAACGTCGCCACGCCGCAGGAGTTCTACGAAGTGGTCGAGAAGCACTTCCCGATTGAGACTCCGGCACCAGCTTAGAGTGCGCCAGATTTTGTCCCATCGCCCTCGCGGGGATAGGGCCAAGGCCTTGGAGGTCGTGTCGCGGTGCCTGACATCTCTATGCCAACTTCATTTACCAGCCGCAGTGGCGGTGCTTCTGGACGTGCCATTTGTGGCCGTGGAAGTTCGTTGCGTGCGAGGCGATGGGTTCGTTCAGGGCCCGCTCGGTGTTGAGCATTCGCAGGTCGTCGCTGGTATCGAACTTGCCGTCGATGCCGGCACTGCGAATGGCGAACCGTCCGTCGTCTTCCGGTTCGTAGCGAACGGCATTGCCGTAGGCGTCTTCAAACTTGAGGACCAGCTTGTTCCCTTCGATTCCCTCGGGCAGCTTGTTGTTCTCTTGGCGGTACGACTCGATTTCGACGCAGGCCGTGTCGAGCACGTGGCGGGTCTCTTCGATCTTGGGGACTTCGACCTGGTAGTGGTGCACCGCCGAGGCGGCCATGGCGATCGAGCCGACGCCGATGGCAACGATGGTCGTGCCGATCCCGCCAATGATCGTGCCGGCGATGGCGATGCCCCGCTTCTTGGCAAACAGGCCGAAGAAGCTCAGCAGCAGGCCCAGCGGGCACAACAGACCGAAGGTCATCAATAGACCAAACAACGAAATCCCGAAGCCCCAGGCGCCCAGGACATTCGTGGAGGACTTCTTATGGTGACACTGATTCGATTCGTGGCACGGGCGCGAACACATCGGACAACTTCCTTTTTCCGGGGGGAAACGTGGGAGATGAAATCGGATCTCCCACTCAGGAAGTCATTCGCGGCTTACTTGAATTTCTTGAACTCGCCGGCCTTATATTTTTTCCAGTACTCACCCAAGGCCGTGCGTACCTTAGGCGCTAACAGCAACGCACCCAAGATGTTAGGGAAGGCCATCGAGAGGATCATGAAGTCGGAAAAATCGAGGACGCTGCCCAGTTCGAAGATCGTTCCGATGAACACGGCGAACACGAAGATCACCTTGTAGACGTAAATGCTGCGAGCCCCGAACAGGCGTTCCCAGCAGCGTTCGCCGTAGTAGCTCCACGAAACGATCGTCGAGAAGGCAAACAGAACCACGGCGACCATCAGGATGTAGGGGAACCACCAGAGTTCAGCCTCGAAGGCTTCCGCCGTCAGCTGAACCCCTTCCAGACCCTGATCCAAGATCCAGCCGCGATTGTCCCAGGCACCGGTAATCAGAATGACCAGTGCCGTCATCGAGCAGACGACAATCGTATCGATGAACGGACCCAACAGGGCGACGAAGCCTTCGCGAACAGGCTCGTCCGTCTTGGCGGCACTATGGGCGATTGCCGCACTACCGACGCCGGCCTCGTTGCTGAACGCCGCGCGTTGAACGCCGATGACGATCACGCCGAGGATACCGCCGCGTACGGCCTCAGGGTTGAATGCCTCGGTGAAGATCTGGGCGATCAGTTCCGGAAGCTGCGTAATGTGAGCCCCAATGATCCACAGGCACGCCAGGATGTATATCAGGCACATCGCCGGCACGACTTTACTGGCCGTGGCACCGATGCGTTTGATCCCGCCGATGATGACCAGCCCGACGAAAAACGCCATCGCGATCCCAAAGATGGGATTGAAGGTGCTTTCGAAGGCGTCGACTTTGGCTTGTAGTTCCGTCTTACGTTTTTCGAGTTCGCGAACCTTTTCCAGTTCTCCTTGGCTAGCCGCGGCGCTCAGTTCGCTTTTGACTTTGCTCAGTTCTCCCAATTCTTTGTCTTGAACCACGGTCAGCACCATTGATGCGGCCTGATTGGCTTGGAACATGTTCCCGCCGCCGAAGCTGGCCATGATGCACATGATGGCAAAGATGATCGCCATGACCTGGCCGATTGGCTTCAGACCAAACTGGGCGAACGCATGGGTCAGGTACTGCATGGGGCCGCCGAGGATCG
This genomic interval carries:
- a CDS encoding alanine/glycine:cation symporter family protein, which translates into the protein MIASRHSTPWHLALLSLVALSLLPLATYGQDSPPEEPAAEAPAPPDQDQPAEESQASSDDAYPAPVSLTDSEPWTAFQYFDKPFEWMVGKMAQTLFYRVFSTERQYAQMDDVVYYVRDRGTDGPFVIAENSKVRKPANLPDQIDEEKVHQWAELGKISTSPNPDRDYRLGVLHRTDAAGKEKEQPVDYVLYVINNSTKYVRIKEGDKITFQPVTKLRNSLNEDESTWLTPEEIQKRAHEGKLALSGNNPPDTPYLFTEYVGGAPIVVLWLSGGAVFFTIFFAFVNFWGFGHAVSIVRGTYDNPDEPGEVTHFQALASALSATVGLGNIAGVTIAMSAGGPGAFFWMLLCGFFGMTSKFVECTLGQMYREVKPDGTILGGPMQYLTHAFAQFGLKPIGQVMAIIFAIMCIMASFGGGNMFQANQAASMVLTVVQDKELGELSKVKSELSAAASQGELEKVRELEKRKTELQAKVDAFESTFNPIFGIAMAFFVGLVIIGGIKRIGATASKVVPAMCLIYILACLWIIGAHITQLPELIAQIFTEAFNPEAVRGGILGVIVIGVQRAAFSNEAGVGSAAIAHSAAKTDEPVREGFVALLGPFIDTIVVCSMTALVILITGAWDNRGWILDQGLEGVQLTAEAFEAELWWFPYILMVAVVLFAFSTIVSWSYYGERCWERLFGARSIYVYKVIFVFAVFIGTIFELGSVLDFSDFMILSMAFPNILGALLLAPKVRTALGEYWKKYKAGEFKKFK
- the dusB gene encoding tRNA dihydrouridine synthase DusB, with the protein product MDTPHQFDLTGIEPTTEDLKLPPLKIGDMVIDPPILQAPMAGFTNYAFRQIVRGYGGAGLLATEMVNARGFHWLDEHEAEFPDRLWGVEDEARPLAVQIWDNQPEVMAKVGRRLVEEFKVSVVDINFGCPVKQVTEKAHSGSYLLRVPERMGQIISKLVEACAPTPVTAKIRLGCSMDSINANDIAQVVEQSGAAALTVHGRVAAQFFKGEADWERISEIKSHLKKIPLIGNGDLDSAEKVYRAFRNFDVDGVMIARACLGRPWLFAQAAAAIAGKPIPPEPTLVEQRDCMLKHYDLVVQRFGESKGTLLMRKFACCYAQGKSGARHFRKHVANVATPQEFYEVVEKHFPIETPAPA